From one Branchiostoma floridae strain S238N-H82 chromosome 3, Bfl_VNyyK, whole genome shotgun sequence genomic stretch:
- the LOC118411772 gene encoding endosomal/lysosomal potassium channel TMEM175-like: protein MAREHHLAPAERPQAYADAIFSIVATIMILPLSGEAVKEIADEENLLTGLGEMWFKLLIYAISFFLVSSSWEVHTWIFRMIEKVNETIVLLNLGVLMLATFVPYAFLMFAEHPRESLSVVLFCSCVAIQGFFMLAILLHAHSRPNLLKKEFVQQGKEEMKLQRTRATIKVLITPIIYLIAIPVSYGSIEVAWALLVLAVLKPIIFLIVDAIMKCAKGKVEEGTSLFKMSRLYSETSDVFRTDGFSDGVYAIVATLIILDICVNNVPAEGILDVHGTLAEALSRDASVFLSYSGTFVTICLLWYLHHSMFYHIRAQNFLLLTFNKLALMFAGFLPIVFKLTGEFGHLVRNNNTSVAVQLNSGTVFLASIWLLAIWITAMCKKSELLHPSAHGTHDCVFMFLNLLIYPIVSLVIFCVCFAVPVPSVVINGVQIALIAVFILLKLVRNWTQRCVGEHDPEKSPETDVELSDYKGQPCGPKEGGLEGHDNAGAESESTSF, encoded by the exons ATGGCGAGAGAACATCACCTTGCGCCTGCGGAGCGCCCTCAGGCCTACGCCGACGCCATCTTCTCCATTGTCGCCACTATAATG ATACTGCCCCTGTCGGGAGAGGCTGTAAAGGAGATTGCTGATGAAGAG AACCTGCTGACGGGTTTAGGAGAGATGTGGTTCAAACTGCTGATCTACGCGATATCGTTCTTTCTGGTCTCCTCTTCATGGGAGGTGCATACATG GATTTTCCGGATGATAGAGAAAGTTAATGAGACTATTGTGCTTCTGAATTTG GGTGTCTTGATGCTGGCAACCTTTGTGCCATATGCG TTTCTGATGTTCGCCGAGCATCCTAGGGAATCGCTTTCCGTGGTGCTGTTCTGTAGCTGCGTGGCTATTCAGGGCTTCTTCATG ctCGCCATATTGTTGCACGCTCATTCAAGACCCAACCTGTTGAAAAAGGAGTTTGTCCAACAAGGAAAAGAGGAAATG AAATTACAACGGACCCGCGCTACCATCAAGGTGCTGATCACGCCGATCATTTACCTCATCGCCATTCCAGTCAGTTATGGATCCATCGAAGTC GCATGGGCACTTCTTGTTCTGGCAGTACTGAAACCAATAATTTTCTTAATTGTGGATGCCATCATGAAATGTGCCAAAG GCAAAGTAGAAGAAGGCACCAGTCTATTTAAGATGTCCCGTCTCTATTCGGAGACATCGGATGTTTTCAGGACCGATG GCTTCAGTGACGGCGTGTATGCTATCGTGGCCACCCTCATCATCCTGGACATTTG TGTGAACAACGTTCCAGCCGAAGGGATTTTAGACGTTCATGGCACTTTGGCAGAGGCCCTCTCTCGTGATGCCAGTGTGTTCCTGTCTTATTCTGGAACATTCGTGACAATTT GTCTCCTGTGGTACCTGCATCACTCCATGTTCTAC CACATACGTGCACAGAACTTTCTGCTGCTGACCTTCAACAAACTG GCACTCATGTTTGCTGGATTTCTCCCAATCGTTTTCAAGTTAACGGGAGAGTTTGGACACTTG GTGCGAAACAACAATACATCAGTAGCTGTGCAACTGAATAGTGGCACGGTGTTTCTGGCCAGCATCTGGCTCCTGGCCATATGGATCACGGCTATGTGTAAGAA ATCCGAGCTGCTACATCCGTCTGCTCACGGCACCCACGACTGTGTTTTCATGTTTCTGAACCTGCTCATCTATCCCATTGTCAG TTTGGTGATATTTTGCGTCTGCTTTGCCGTTCCAGTGCCATCTGTAGTGATCAATGGG GTACAGATTGCCTTGATTGCGGTCTTCATACTTCTGAAACTTGTCCGTAACTGGACCCAG AGATGCGTGGGTGAACATGATCCAGAGAAATCCCCGGAAACCGACGTAGAACTCTCCGACTATAAGGGACAGCCGTGTGGACCAAAGGAAGGGGGTCTAGAGGGGCATGACAATGCTGGCGCCGAATCTGAGTCCACTTCCTTTTAA